The Candidatus Angelobacter sp. sequence CCAGCGCGGGAGACATCCCGCCGGAGGTGTTGATGAGTCTGCCGTCGCCGGAGGAAATCGCGCGCCGCGCCGAGGAAGCGAAGGCCAAGGCGCAAGCGGCGCTGGCAAGCAAATGAGGGTGAAGCAGACATGAAATGTCCCCATTGTCTCACCGATTTTCACGACGCTCCCTCTGTTGAATTGCTTGGGACGGATTCGGACGGTGAATGGGCCATTGTTAAGCGTACGTGCTCTGCGTGTAAGCGACTGATTCTTCATCTTGTGGAGGGGCCATTTAGCGAATACCGCGGTTATTATGAGGGAGTTGCGGGCGCACTAGATCAACTCCGAGTCGAATACCTTGTAAGACCCAAAGCAGCTAATCGCCCGCCGGCACCGCCCGAAGTGCCTTCCAAGTTCGCTGATGACTACAAAGAGTCTTGCCTCGTACTTGCCGATAGCCCGAAAGCTAGCGCGGCATTAAGCCGCCGATGCCTCCAGCGTTTACTTCGCGAAGTAGCGAAAGTGAAACCGGGCAATCTCGCCAATGAGATTCAAGAAGTCATCGATAGCGGAAAACTTCCTTCTTACATCGTCGAATCAATTGACGCCGTCAGAAATATAGGAAATTTCGCCGCCCATCCCATGAAAAGCCAAGCGAGCGGCGAAGTGTTGCCTGTTGAACAGGGAGAAGCAGACTGGAACCTAGACGTTTTGGAATCCCTATTCGATTTTTACTTCGTTCAACCAGCGATCTTGAAGAAGAAACGAGACGCGCTAAATCAGAAACTCCAAACGGCTGGTAAGCCGGC is a genomic window containing:
- a CDS encoding DUF4145 domain-containing protein, which encodes MKCPHCLTDFHDAPSVELLGTDSDGEWAIVKRTCSACKRLILHLVEGPFSEYRGYYEGVAGALDQLRVEYLVRPKAANRPPAPPEVPSKFADDYKESCLVLADSPKASAALSRRCLQRLLREVAKVKPGNLANEIQEVIDSGKLPSYIVESIDAVRNIGNFAAHPMKSQASGEVLPVEQGEADWNLDVLESLFDFYFVQPAILKKKRDALNQKLQTAGKPAMK